One part of the Paenibacillus silvisoli genome encodes these proteins:
- a CDS encoding methyl-accepting chemotaxis protein, giving the protein MLFFKSIKFKIIWPLIVVIVCVLAGLSASVYQLTAKSIHDKGMTTMEMAKISIENALVARSTAEQVMEQEMYGQAAMAAYLMDHGTSYEDFVEIAKRGGIDEFWITDGNGQVELTTVAPKVDFNFGADKTNQAYEFMDLITGKRDRVAQPAQPRSVDPKVYKYVGVGGWSSPRIVQAGRDGSRLVELDNKIGAKPFIDALQTNLGDDVLFSALVDQDGKLAVSSDSRIKEPDASLTDSIQTALSSGATTYASSSFHGTRVDYYVSKLSDGTVFVMALTTEVLDRILYTTIGAALIGLFLFIVVTVVVTHRKLKPLEDVTEKMIELSGNKGDLTVRLQAGTKDEVGMLSSAFNSLMDNLQRLIVQAKQSARGVSALAHEMSAASLEQAQGSMSQADATQSVKALFKQLSDEIDAVTNNAEEAVRLTQMTQQNAEAGVDTVSASIRSMNQLSNQISLLERDSRQVEEIIEVINGIAEQTNLLALNAAIEAARAGDQGRGFAVVADEVRNLAERSIEATKQITAIISGMQNNMKQSVKAVSETAGLFENTGHSFNSINTMIQNTAQQVSNIASASEQQNDKSKQLLHSIEQIAFLSHESAAASEKSSDSTHSLVGLAEELNQSVSSFKS; this is encoded by the coding sequence ATGCTGTTCTTCAAATCGATCAAGTTTAAAATCATATGGCCTCTGATCGTCGTTATCGTTTGCGTGCTAGCGGGTCTGTCGGCCAGCGTGTATCAGCTGACGGCCAAGAGCATCCATGACAAAGGCATGACCACCATGGAAATGGCTAAAATCAGCATTGAGAACGCGCTCGTTGCCCGTTCGACGGCTGAACAAGTCATGGAGCAAGAAATGTACGGTCAAGCTGCGATGGCCGCATACTTAATGGACCATGGCACGTCCTATGAAGACTTCGTCGAGATTGCCAAGCGCGGCGGTATCGACGAATTTTGGATCACCGACGGGAACGGTCAAGTCGAGCTGACGACGGTAGCGCCGAAGGTCGACTTTAATTTCGGTGCGGACAAGACGAACCAGGCCTACGAATTTATGGATCTGATTACGGGTAAACGCGATCGCGTGGCCCAGCCTGCCCAGCCCCGTTCGGTCGATCCGAAGGTGTACAAATATGTAGGCGTCGGGGGATGGTCGAGCCCGCGGATCGTACAGGCCGGCCGCGACGGCAGCAGGCTGGTTGAGTTGGATAACAAAATCGGGGCAAAGCCGTTCATAGACGCGCTCCAAACAAATCTCGGGGACGATGTGCTGTTCTCCGCGCTCGTCGATCAAGATGGCAAGCTGGCCGTATCCAGTGACAGCCGTATCAAGGAACCGGATGCCTCGCTTACGGATTCGATCCAAACCGCGCTCAGCTCGGGAGCGACGACATACGCCTCATCGAGCTTTCATGGGACGCGGGTTGATTACTACGTGTCCAAGCTGTCGGACGGAACCGTGTTCGTCATGGCGTTGACGACGGAGGTGCTGGACCGGATTTTGTACACGACAATCGGGGCGGCGCTAATTGGACTATTCCTGTTCATCGTCGTTACGGTCGTCGTGACGCATCGCAAGCTGAAGCCTCTTGAAGACGTAACGGAGAAAATGATCGAGCTATCGGGCAACAAGGGCGATTTGACGGTACGTCTGCAAGCCGGCACGAAGGATGAAGTCGGCATGCTCTCAAGCGCGTTCAACAGCTTGATGGACAACCTTCAGCGGCTGATCGTGCAGGCTAAGCAATCCGCACGAGGCGTTTCGGCATTGGCTCATGAAATGTCGGCCGCCTCCCTGGAACAGGCGCAAGGCAGTATGTCGCAAGCGGACGCGACGCAATCGGTAAAAGCTTTGTTCAAGCAGTTGTCCGACGAAATCGATGCCGTTACGAACAACGCCGAGGAAGCCGTAAGGCTAACGCAAATGACCCAGCAAAATGCGGAAGCGGGCGTCGACACGGTCAGCGCGTCCATCCGCAGCATGAATCAGCTTTCTAACCAGATTTCGCTGCTCGAGCGGGATTCGCGGCAGGTCGAAGAAATTATCGAAGTCATCAACGGCATTGCCGAGCAGACGAACTTGCTCGCGCTTAACGCGGCGATCGAGGCAGCGAGGGCGGGAGACCAAGGCAGAGGCTTCGCGGTCGTCGCGGACGAAGTGCGCAATCTCGCCGAACGGAGCATTGAAGCGACGAAGCAGATCACCGCCATTATTTCCGGCATGCAGAACAATATGAAGCAAAGCGTGAAGGCGGTGTCCGAGACGGCGGGCTTATTCGAAAACACCGGGCATTCCTTCAACAGCATCAATACGATGATTCAAAATACCGCGCAGCAGGTCTCGAATATCGCATCTGCCAGCGAGCAGCAAAACGATAAATCGAAGCAGCTGCTGCATTCGATCGAGCAGATCGCATTTCTGAGCCATGAATCGGCTGCTGCCTCGGAGAAGTCCTCCGATTCCACCCACTCGCTAGTCGGGCTGGCGGAGGAGTTGAACCAGTCCGTCTCATCGTTTAAGTCTTAA
- a CDS encoding GNAT family N-acetyltransferase, with product MLEYRKARPDEREEYIDLANYVFKIDVEAVLPKVYGKDIDSTDMHLVAADEQGRLRAQVVVYPEPMNVSGFPLRVGYLGIVSVHPRARGEGHMKVLMNKWLTEEVPGSYDMVVLYGQRQRYEYFDFTLGGVKIKYSVGEVNARHALRDAKVEGLSIRPLFEIEGAAAFAHKLNEARPAYVQRDSRQLPLILHGLEQKPLGVLDGDKLIGYLVVSKTGKEITELAMSHAEDIPRAVKAYLAHSGTDWLAVFAPEYETELNASLSAFAENYAIETSDMYHIVDFARVLEAFLTLKHRTGGLVPGEFSAVLDGQPVTARVDENGVTVERSARPGAVELNKKQAQTLLLTPHGRFTGVAAPAGWFPLPIFWYIADKF from the coding sequence GTGCTGGAATACAGAAAGGCAAGGCCGGATGAGCGTGAGGAATATATCGATTTAGCCAACTACGTATTTAAAATCGACGTTGAAGCCGTGCTTCCCAAAGTGTACGGCAAGGATATCGATTCGACGGATATGCACCTGGTCGCGGCGGACGAGCAGGGTCGGCTGCGCGCGCAGGTAGTCGTGTACCCGGAGCCGATGAACGTAAGCGGTTTTCCGCTGCGGGTCGGATATTTGGGCATTGTGTCGGTGCACCCGAGGGCTCGCGGAGAAGGGCATATGAAGGTGCTGATGAACAAGTGGCTGACGGAAGAAGTGCCCGGGTCGTACGACATGGTTGTTTTGTATGGGCAGCGGCAGCGGTACGAGTATTTCGATTTTACCCTCGGAGGGGTGAAAATCAAATATTCGGTAGGCGAAGTCAATGCCCGCCATGCGTTGAGGGATGCGAAGGTGGAGGGCTTGTCCATCCGTCCGCTGTTTGAGATTGAAGGCGCGGCGGCCTTCGCTCACAAGCTGAATGAAGCCCGGCCTGCATACGTTCAACGGGATTCGCGGCAGCTGCCGCTTATTTTGCACGGCCTTGAGCAGAAGCCGCTCGGCGTGCTGGACGGGGACAAGCTGATCGGCTATCTGGTCGTCAGCAAGACGGGCAAGGAAATCACGGAGCTTGCGATGTCGCACGCAGAAGATATACCGCGCGCGGTCAAAGCTTATTTGGCGCATTCGGGGACGGATTGGCTCGCGGTTTTCGCGCCGGAGTACGAGACGGAGCTGAATGCAAGCCTGAGCGCCTTTGCGGAAAATTATGCGATCGAGACGTCGGACATGTACCATATCGTAGACTTTGCCCGCGTGCTGGAGGCTTTCTTGACGCTCAAGCATCGGACGGGCGGACTTGTGCCGGGCGAGTTCTCCGCCGTGCTGGACGGGCAGCCGGTTACCGCCCGCGTGGATGAGAACGGCGTGACGGTGGAACGGTCGGCAAGGCCGGGCGCGGTGGAGCTTAATAAGAAGCAGGCGCAGACGCTTCTCCTTACGCCGCATGGCCGTTTCACGGGAGTCGCCGCGCCGGCCGGATGGTTTCCGCTGCCGATTTTCTGGTATATAGCCGATAAGTTTTAA
- a CDS encoding ABC transporter ATP-binding protein has product MWELRAYAKPYWKFLILGPLFMMLEVFFDLMQPRLAAHIVNFGVMVRDFKVIEQTGVTMAVVALLGLITGVGCNLFASRASQNFGADIREAMFTKVQTFSFENVDSFKAGSLITRMTNDVVQVQNLMQILLQGLVRAPSLLIGSVVMALLINLKLGLILLGTLIVLIAALVVLIRFSGPLFRGVQDKLDAVNTRIQESLAGIRVVKAFVRSDYETRRFNEVNRDYTEISIKAARFLALNSPIVNLIMNACLVAILLYGGNLVWAESVQVGDLVAFVNYVVQVLSSLLMVSGLLMTMSQANVSAKRIQEVLNARPKIGHVQAKASASIPARHLKFDRVAFSYSGSADAKELVLRDIDLEARHGETVAIIGATGSGKTSLVQLIPRLYDVTSGSVQLDGKDIRELPLHELRRRIGMILQDAFLFSGTIRDNIAFGKSDATQEEIEEAAKIAQAHDFISRMPDGYDTQLGQKGVNLSGGQKQRLSIARALLIQPPILIMDDSTSALDLGTEKRLREALRHLMKDSMTFLIAQRITSVMGAEKIIVLEDGVIVGKGTHGELMRTCEVYRDICRSQFGEQEVRDVQEQSS; this is encoded by the coding sequence ATGTGGGAGCTGCGAGCGTATGCGAAGCCCTATTGGAAGTTTCTTATTCTCGGGCCGCTGTTTATGATGCTAGAGGTGTTTTTCGATTTGATGCAGCCCCGGCTGGCGGCTCACATCGTGAATTTCGGGGTCATGGTACGCGATTTCAAGGTCATCGAGCAAACGGGCGTGACGATGGCCGTTGTTGCGCTGCTTGGGTTAATCACGGGCGTAGGCTGCAACCTGTTCGCCAGCCGGGCCTCGCAAAACTTCGGAGCTGACATTCGGGAAGCCATGTTCACGAAGGTACAGACCTTCTCGTTCGAGAACGTCGACTCGTTCAAGGCAGGATCGCTCATTACGCGGATGACGAACGATGTGGTGCAGGTACAGAACTTGATGCAAATTTTACTTCAGGGGCTGGTGCGTGCGCCGAGTCTGCTGATCGGCAGCGTCGTGATGGCTCTGCTCATCAATCTGAAGCTGGGGCTGATTCTGCTCGGTACGCTGATTGTGCTGATCGCGGCGCTCGTCGTGCTCATTCGATTTTCCGGGCCGCTGTTCAGAGGCGTTCAAGATAAGCTGGATGCGGTAAACACGCGGATACAGGAGAGTTTGGCGGGCATTAGAGTGGTCAAAGCGTTCGTCCGCTCCGATTACGAAACGCGGCGGTTCAATGAGGTCAATCGGGATTACACCGAGATCTCCATTAAAGCGGCGCGGTTTCTCGCGCTCAATTCTCCGATCGTCAACCTCATCATGAACGCGTGTCTCGTGGCGATTTTGCTCTATGGCGGCAATTTGGTTTGGGCGGAATCGGTGCAGGTCGGCGACTTGGTCGCTTTCGTGAATTACGTGGTCCAAGTGTTGTCCTCCCTGCTTATGGTGAGCGGCCTCCTGATGACGATGTCGCAGGCGAATGTATCGGCCAAGCGCATTCAGGAAGTGCTAAACGCTCGCCCCAAAATCGGACATGTGCAGGCCAAGGCATCGGCGTCCATCCCGGCTCGGCATTTGAAGTTTGACCGGGTCGCGTTTTCCTATTCGGGATCGGCCGATGCCAAGGAGCTTGTGCTTCGGGACATTGACCTCGAGGCGAGGCATGGCGAGACGGTCGCGATTATCGGGGCTACGGGCTCGGGCAAAACTTCGCTGGTTCAGCTTATCCCAAGGCTTTATGACGTGACGTCCGGGTCGGTTCAGCTGGACGGGAAAGATATTCGCGAACTTCCGCTTCATGAGCTGCGCCGCCGGATCGGCATGATTTTGCAGGACGCCTTCCTGTTCTCCGGTACCATTCGGGACAATATCGCATTCGGCAAATCCGATGCCACGCAGGAAGAAATCGAAGAGGCGGCGAAAATCGCGCAGGCGCATGATTTCATCTCGCGGATGCCTGACGGCTATGATACGCAGCTGGGACAGAAGGGCGTCAATCTCTCCGGCGGGCAGAAGCAGCGGCTCTCCATCGCCCGGGCGCTACTGATCCAGCCGCCGATTCTCATCATGGATGACAGCACGAGCGCGCTGGATCTCGGAACGGAGAAGCGGCTGCGGGAGGCGCTGCGCCATCTGATGAAGGACAGCATGACGTTCCTGATCGCGCAGCGAATTACGTCGGTCATGGGAGCCGAGAAAATCATCGTGCTGGAAGACGGCGTCATTGTCGGAAAAGGCACGCACGGCGAGCTGATGAGAACCTGCGAGGTTTATCGGGATATCTGTCGTTCACAATTCGGGGAGCAGGAGGTGCGGGATGTCCAAGAGCAATCATCCTAA
- a CDS encoding DUF4838 domain-containing protein, translating into MEHKRGILILPEEAGPYWADLIERSGLNVVGIHPGWGAGALEELEKTLDFVRTPSYKQFMERMEELNVDVEFEAHAMSWLVPRALFAEYADWFRMDETGKRNPDFNLCASSPAALDYLETRSEELARAIPSLTGRYYFWIDDVTNSACHCEKCRALSTSDQAMTFYNHILRGIRRFDPAAEHCYLAYQDTIQAPEKVLPDAGIFLEYAPIYRDSSRPINDPECPENFKELEHLPGLLRLFGREGAQILEYWMDNSRFLKWQKPLKPLPFHEEVIRQDAAYYRGLGFSRQTSFGVWLGEDYAQVFGEPPIVAYARAIGES; encoded by the coding sequence ATGGAGCATAAACGCGGTATCCTTATTTTACCCGAGGAAGCTGGTCCCTACTGGGCGGATCTGATCGAGCGCTCGGGGCTTAACGTGGTGGGCATACATCCGGGCTGGGGCGCCGGAGCGCTCGAGGAGCTTGAGAAAACGCTGGATTTCGTGAGAACGCCGAGTTACAAGCAGTTCATGGAACGGATGGAAGAGCTGAACGTGGATGTCGAGTTCGAAGCTCATGCGATGTCTTGGCTCGTGCCGCGAGCGCTTTTCGCCGAGTACGCGGACTGGTTCCGGATGGATGAGACCGGCAAGCGGAATCCGGATTTTAACCTGTGCGCATCCAGCCCGGCAGCGCTCGATTATTTGGAGACGCGGTCGGAGGAACTGGCGCGGGCGATCCCTTCACTGACGGGGCGGTATTATTTCTGGATCGACGATGTGACGAACAGCGCATGCCACTGCGAAAAGTGCCGGGCGTTGTCCACGTCCGATCAGGCGATGACGTTCTATAACCATATTTTGCGGGGGATTCGGCGGTTTGATCCGGCGGCGGAGCATTGCTACCTGGCTTACCAGGATACGATCCAAGCCCCGGAGAAAGTGCTGCCGGACGCGGGTATTTTTCTGGAGTATGCCCCGATCTACCGCGATTCGTCCAGGCCGATTAACGATCCGGAATGCCCGGAGAACTTTAAGGAGCTTGAGCATCTGCCCGGCCTGCTGCGGCTGTTCGGACGGGAAGGCGCTCAAATCTTGGAATACTGGATGGACAATTCCCGATTCCTCAAATGGCAAAAGCCGCTGAAGCCGCTGCCTTTCCACGAGGAAGTTATTCGCCAGGACGCCGCGTATTATCGCGGCCTCGGATTCAGCCGGCAAACCAGCTTCGGCGTATGGCTGGGCGAGGATTACGCGCAGGTGTTCGGGGAGCCGCCGATAGTGGCGTATGCACGGGCGATTGGGGAATCATAG
- a CDS encoding enolase C-terminal domain-like protein, with protein sequence MNLSDIQPDWKIEKIEVATLTGERARSAGSNGRIGDHGKNCSVRIARVQIDGAAGFGNTGMLTEELAEKVVGMRLVDLFDPNGRVLEPYRIPLEYPILDWLGRRLNTPVYQLIADTHRTSPLVVPCYDTSLYFDDLHLQQERDAVVLMKEEAAQGFSKGHRNFKIKVGRGGRHMPLWEGTKRDIAIIHGVAEVAGPEGRIMIDANNAYNLNLTKEVLAASSDVNLYWIEEAFHEDDALYADLKAWLRERGQNVLIADGEGLASPHLVQWAKNGLLDVLQYDIIYPGFTHWLELGAQLDQWGLRSAPHCYGNAYGIYALAHIAAAIRNFEFVEYDDIAIEGMDASAYRVENGQFYVPDKAGFGLEFDEELFARQVRTGGWSR encoded by the coding sequence GTGAATTTATCCGACATTCAGCCAGATTGGAAAATCGAGAAGATCGAGGTTGCAACGCTTACGGGCGAACGCGCAAGAAGCGCGGGCTCGAACGGCAGAATCGGGGATCACGGGAAAAACTGTTCCGTTCGTATCGCCCGAGTTCAGATTGACGGAGCGGCGGGCTTCGGAAACACGGGGATGCTGACGGAGGAATTGGCCGAAAAGGTTGTCGGCATGAGGCTGGTCGATTTGTTTGACCCAAACGGCAGGGTGCTTGAACCATACCGCATTCCGCTCGAATATCCGATACTGGACTGGCTGGGGCGCAGACTAAACACGCCGGTGTACCAATTAATAGCCGATACGCATCGGACCTCTCCGCTTGTTGTGCCCTGCTATGATACTTCGCTTTATTTTGACGATCTGCATCTGCAGCAGGAACGGGATGCGGTGGTATTGATGAAAGAGGAAGCGGCGCAGGGCTTCTCCAAGGGCCACCGGAATTTCAAGATCAAAGTCGGCCGGGGCGGCAGACATATGCCGTTATGGGAGGGAACGAAGCGGGATATCGCGATTATTCATGGCGTTGCCGAGGTTGCCGGTCCGGAGGGGCGCATTATGATCGATGCCAACAACGCCTATAATTTGAATTTGACCAAAGAGGTGTTGGCGGCCTCATCGGACGTCAACCTGTACTGGATCGAAGAAGCTTTTCACGAAGACGATGCCTTGTACGCCGATCTGAAAGCATGGCTTCGGGAGCGCGGGCAAAACGTACTCATTGCAGACGGGGAAGGGCTTGCGTCTCCTCATCTCGTCCAGTGGGCGAAAAACGGCCTTCTCGATGTGCTGCAATACGACATTATTTATCCGGGCTTCACGCATTGGCTGGAGCTTGGCGCGCAGCTTGACCAATGGGGGCTGCGTTCTGCGCCGCATTGCTATGGCAATGCGTACGGCATCTACGCGCTTGCGCACATTGCCGCCGCGATTCGAAATTTCGAGTTCGTCGAATACGACGACATTGCGATTGAAGGCATGGACGCGTCTGCCTATCGGGTAGAGAATGGCCAGTTCTACGTTCCGGACAAGGCCGGGTTCGGTCTCGAATTTGACGAAGAGCTGTTTGCAAGACAGGTCCGTACAGGCGGCTGGAGCCGGTAG
- a CDS encoding IS110 family RNA-guided transposase: MQYVTKFVGLDVSKEKISVAIADAGRDLPRYYGTIAHTPAALRKLIKELGPASELAFCYEAGPTGYETHRWIESMGASCTVIAPSLMPKRPGDHVKTDRRDAEQLARLFRAGELTAVHVPSRDDEALRDLVRCREAAKEDAHRARQRMLKFLLRHQIHPPETIKRRWTKKYREWLASLTFEHEAMQVVFREMLHALEEVEQRMSRLENALLEQAMTGAKASLIQLLQSLRGVGRLTAITLAAEIGTFARFRSPAQLMAYLGLVPREHSSGQRTQRGSMTKAGNSHLRRTLVESAWSYRHRPAIKGELANRLEGLPLTYSSYLGKRRSACT, translated from the coding sequence ATGCAGTATGTCACTAAATTCGTCGGTTTAGATGTATCAAAAGAAAAAATTTCTGTAGCCATCGCAGATGCGGGGCGAGATCTTCCACGGTACTACGGCACCATTGCGCACACACCGGCAGCTCTTCGGAAACTGATCAAGGAGTTAGGTCCAGCGAGCGAGCTTGCATTCTGTTACGAAGCTGGCCCGACTGGCTATGAAACGCATCGGTGGATTGAATCCATGGGAGCAAGTTGCACCGTCATTGCACCTTCGCTAATGCCCAAACGGCCTGGCGACCATGTGAAAACAGATCGGCGGGACGCAGAGCAGCTTGCTCGCCTTTTTCGTGCAGGTGAACTAACCGCTGTCCATGTTCCTTCTCGCGATGACGAAGCGTTGCGGGACCTCGTTCGCTGCCGCGAAGCGGCGAAAGAGGATGCACACCGCGCCCGCCAACGGATGCTCAAGTTCCTCTTGCGTCATCAGATCCACCCGCCAGAGACAATTAAACGCCGTTGGACAAAGAAGTATCGCGAATGGCTTGCTTCACTAACCTTCGAGCACGAGGCGATGCAAGTCGTGTTTAGAGAAATGCTTCACGCGCTTGAAGAAGTTGAACAGCGCATGAGTCGGCTGGAGAACGCGCTTTTGGAACAAGCAATGACAGGTGCAAAAGCCTCCCTCATCCAACTCCTTCAATCCTTGCGCGGCGTTGGCCGTCTCACTGCCATCACCCTTGCGGCCGAAATCGGTACATTTGCACGGTTTCGCTCACCTGCGCAGCTCATGGCTTACTTGGGTCTTGTGCCGCGGGAGCATTCTTCCGGTCAACGTACGCAGCGCGGCTCCATGACCAAAGCGGGCAACAGCCATTTGCGTCGCACGTTGGTAGAGTCGGCATGGAGTTACCGGCATCGCCCTGCCATAAAAGGCGAATTGGCAAACCGGTTAGAAGGCCTGCCTCTGACGTACAGCTCATATCTTGGAAAGCGCAGGAGCGCTTGCACATGA
- a CDS encoding ABC transporter ATP-binding protein — protein MSKSNHPNQAQEKKNEADFAQMGFQHGRGLRPGEVQRIRSKDAKGTLRRIWGYLKLQRRSLATVIACTVLTSIFALLGPYLIGKIIDDHIIPQHYDGLIRMGFILMGVYVLGAAFTWIQQYVASSLSQYTVRDMREDLFKQYQRLPVRFFDQRTHGELMSRATNDITNVSNTLNQTVVQLISSVLMLVGSVIMMLSLSLWMTLVTMLTVPLVAYIAKRVTSYTRSYFSAQQKHLGEVNGYVQENISGLKVVKAFGRESQSVEQFREMNERLRAVGVKAQSLSGSMGPIMNAMRNLGFVVIAVFGAIFAYHDLITIGIIASFLNYSNQFSQPINQLANQYNLFQSAIAGAERVFEVMDQEPEMTADTEFAPGRPIQGDVVFDRVQFGYKPDVQVLKNVSLHASAGQMIALVGPTGAGKTTIINLLTRFYEIQSGRILIDGNDIQQMDKQELRQQIGLVLQDAYVFSGTIRENIRYGRLNATDEEVERAAWLANADSFIRKLPDGYDTYLSAEGGNLSQGQRQLLTIARAVLAKPAILILDEATSSVDTRTELHIQEAMKSLMKGRTSFVIAHRLSTIREADTILVINNGEILEQGSHDELLRQKGFYADLYLNQFAQGQVG, from the coding sequence ATGTCCAAGAGCAATCATCCTAATCAGGCGCAGGAGAAGAAGAACGAGGCGGATTTTGCCCAGATGGGCTTCCAGCATGGCCGCGGGCTTCGTCCGGGTGAAGTGCAGAGGATCCGATCCAAAGATGCCAAGGGGACGCTGCGCCGAATATGGGGCTACTTGAAGCTGCAGCGCAGGTCGCTGGCGACCGTTATTGCTTGCACGGTGCTGACGTCTATTTTCGCGTTACTAGGGCCTTATTTGATCGGTAAAATCATCGATGATCATATCATTCCGCAACACTATGACGGGTTAATTCGCATGGGCTTCATTCTGATGGGCGTGTATGTGCTGGGAGCGGCTTTTACGTGGATCCAGCAATATGTGGCCTCGAGCTTATCGCAATACACGGTGCGTGACATGCGCGAGGACTTATTTAAGCAGTACCAGCGCTTGCCGGTCAGGTTTTTCGATCAACGGACGCATGGCGAGCTGATGAGCCGGGCGACCAATGACATTACGAACGTCTCCAACACGTTAAACCAGACGGTCGTGCAGCTGATCTCCAGCGTCTTGATGCTGGTGGGCAGCGTCATCATGATGCTCAGCCTAAGCCTGTGGATGACGCTCGTCACGATGCTCACGGTTCCGCTGGTCGCCTATATTGCGAAGCGGGTCACGTCGTATACGAGGTCGTATTTTTCGGCGCAGCAAAAGCATCTCGGCGAAGTAAACGGGTACGTGCAGGAAAATATTTCGGGTCTGAAAGTAGTGAAGGCGTTCGGCAGGGAATCCCAATCCGTCGAACAGTTCCGCGAAATGAATGAGCGGCTGCGGGCGGTCGGCGTGAAGGCGCAGAGCCTGTCCGGCTCGATGGGGCCGATCATGAACGCGATGCGCAATTTGGGCTTCGTCGTCATTGCGGTTTTCGGGGCGATCTTCGCTTACCACGATCTGATCACGATCGGCATTATCGCCAGCTTCTTGAACTATTCCAACCAGTTCAGCCAGCCCATCAACCAGTTGGCGAACCAATATAACCTGTTCCAGTCGGCCATCGCGGGGGCGGAGCGGGTATTCGAGGTCATGGATCAGGAGCCCGAGATGACTGCTGATACCGAGTTCGCACCGGGACGGCCGATCCAAGGGGACGTCGTGTTCGACCGCGTTCAATTCGGGTATAAGCCGGATGTCCAGGTGCTGAAAAATGTATCGCTGCACGCATCCGCAGGTCAAATGATCGCCTTGGTCGGGCCGACCGGTGCCGGCAAAACGACGATCATCAATCTGTTGACGCGATTTTACGAGATTCAGTCCGGGCGCATTCTGATTGACGGCAACGATATTCAGCAGATGGACAAACAAGAGCTGCGCCAGCAGATCGGTCTGGTGCTTCAGGACGCGTATGTGTTCTCCGGGACGATCCGCGAAAATATTCGGTACGGCCGCTTGAATGCGACGGACGAGGAAGTGGAGCGGGCCGCATGGCTTGCCAATGCCGACTCGTTCATTCGCAAGCTGCCGGACGGGTACGACACATACCTAAGCGCGGAAGGCGGCAACCTGAGCCAAGGGCAGCGGCAGCTGCTGACCATCGCGCGGGCGGTGCTGGCAAAGCCGGCGATTCTTATTTTGGATGAGGCGACAAGCAGCGTGGATACGCGCACGGAACTGCATATCCAGGAGGCGATGAAGTCGCTGATGAAAGGCAGAACCAGCTTCGTCATCGCCCATCGGCTCAGCACGATTCGCGAGGCGGATACGATCTTGGTCATTAACAATGGCGAAATCCTTGAACAAGGATCGCATGATGAGCTGTTGCGGCAAAAGGGCTTTTACGCGGACCTGTATTTGAATCAATTTGCGCAGGGGCAGGTTGGTTGA
- a CDS encoding lysoplasmalogenase, which translates to MIRKLLPYAIALMSVLYVFVIPAEPEGVKLVFKLIPMALILTYASLLCPPSRRPMHWLLLLGLFFSMCGDGLMTWFVAGLSAFLVGHLFYIAAFTRQLRFSWPRAATLLPIAIYGGYMGQRLVHALQDSGDGGLIAPVLVYITVISLMAWTAILTGNRYAIIGSLLFLASDSILSWNMFVSDIANSGIWIMTTYYAAQFCIASSLRERRAVR; encoded by the coding sequence TTGATCCGTAAGCTACTTCCGTATGCCATCGCCCTTATGAGTGTCCTGTACGTCTTCGTCATCCCAGCCGAACCGGAAGGCGTCAAGCTGGTCTTCAAGCTCATCCCCATGGCGCTCATTTTGACGTATGCCAGCTTGCTTTGCCCGCCTTCCCGCCGGCCGATGCATTGGCTGCTCCTGCTCGGGCTGTTCTTCTCCATGTGCGGCGACGGGCTCATGACATGGTTCGTGGCCGGACTCTCCGCGTTTCTGGTCGGGCACCTGTTCTACATCGCGGCTTTCACGAGGCAGCTCCGTTTCTCTTGGCCGCGTGCCGCAACGCTTCTCCCGATCGCTATCTATGGCGGGTATATGGGCCAGCGGCTCGTGCATGCGCTCCAAGACAGCGGGGATGGCGGGCTGATCGCGCCCGTCCTCGTCTATATTACCGTGATCTCGCTGATGGCTTGGACGGCGATATTGACGGGCAATCGCTACGCGATTATCGGATCGCTGCTCTTCCTGGCCTCCGACTCCATCCTATCCTGGAATATGTTCGTGTCGGACATCGCCAATTCCGGCATATGGATTATGACCACCTACTATGCGGCGCAGTTTTGTATAGCCAGCAGCTTGCGCGAAAGAAGAGCCGTGCGTTAG